Proteins encoded together in one Drosophila albomicans strain 15112-1751.03 chromosome 2R, ASM965048v2, whole genome shotgun sequence window:
- the LOC117574584 gene encoding probable basic-leucine zipper transcription factor N: MDDVPVKIVDRYKPPPLIYQLPQTIANRLAQLNSSNYSLADDEAYQYDFQLERSVLNQCQQWRRMRQQQQQARHGRQDQRKQERQRALEARQKEMLGAVEYPSAADLSSDSDDDDDDNEIAVETPATTTKSINGAESCEQREAKSINSCNNFNDILQPTKLSGTTPVVVAHHKRNSSLNYADFEYNMNSTPFDNIELKTINDLDILAQVLHQTQLTQQHSQATGQNDEQVQQQTRSEEQPKQEEMPVELELAVTTLAETKATLDSVNFQLHCDDAPDIPAIYPAPIYNTPQQPQPQLPQHVYQEMIYNQHYYPQQQPQYQNQNQNHNYLHHTYVNGYGTHPSQLPVIAANQVANALLQPQETETKSRSVPDILRELKSELQQAENRRARLHSHHNENDPQGTEQTSPSAAATATSKEMQHSNANNVFQELAAPQKKLAQRISSMGFPLERVAKVISLCGIDDKKIIEHLIPQGELLDLGFDETKISVALLKFDNNKDKALDYLIK; the protein is encoded by the exons ATGGATGATGTGCCCGTCAAAATAGTCGATCGCTATAAACCGCCGCCACTAATTTACCAATTGCCACAGACGATTGCCAATCGTTTGGCCCAACTAAACAGTTCCAATTACTCACTGGCGGACGATGAAGCGTATCAATATGACTTCCAGCTGGAGCGCAGTGTGCTCAACCAATGTCAGCAGTGGCGTCGCAtgcgccagcagcaacagcaagcacGCCACGGACGCCAGGATCAGCGCAAGCAAGAACGTCAAAGGGCACTGGAGGCAAGGCAAAAGGAAATGCTGGGAGCTGTTGAATATCCAAGTGCAGCGGACTTATCCTCAGATagtgacgatgatgacgatgacaatgaGATAGCAGTCGagacaccagcaacaacaacgaaatcaATAAATGGTGCTGAGTCATGTGAACAACGCGAAGCAAAGTCAATAAACTCGTGCAACAATTTCAACGATATACTGCAGCCCACCAAACTCAGTGGCACGACTCCCGTTGTGGTTGCACACCACAAACGCAACAGTTCTCTGAATTATGCTGACTTTGAGTACAATATGAACTCGACACCTTTCgataatattgaattgaagACCATCAATGATTTGGATATTTTGGCGCAGGTTTTGCATCAGACGCAGCTAACGCAGCAGCATTCACAGGCAACTGGCCAAAACGATGAGCAAGTGCAGCAACAGACGCGGTCTGAagagcagccaaagcaagAGGAGATGCCTGTCGAGTTGGAATTGGCTGTAACGACACTTGCGGAAACCAAAGCGACGCTCGATAGTGTCAACTTTCAACTACACTGTGATGATGCCCCAGACATTCCAGCCATCTACCCAGCACCTATCTACAACACTCCAcaacagccgcagccacaGTTGCCGCAGCATGTTTATCAGGAAATGATCTACAATCAACACTACTAtccacaacaacagccgcaATATcagaatcaaaatcaaaatcataaTTACTTGCATCACACGTATGTCAACGGCTATGGAACTCATCCTTCTCAGCTGCCTGTCATCGCTGCCAACCAAGTGGCGAATGCGTTGTTACAGCCACAGGAGACGGAAACCAAGTCCAGAAGTGTGCCTGATATTTTACGTGAGCTCAAGAGTGAATTGCAGCAAGCGGAGAATCGACGCGCTCGATTGCATAGTCACCACAATGAGAATGACCCTCAAGGAACGGAGCAGACTTCGCCTTCCGCGGCAGCAACCGCAACATCGAAGGAGATGCAACACAGCAATGCAAACAATGTATTCCAAGAGCTGGCAGCACCACAAAAGAAGCTGGCGCAACGCATCAGCAGCATGGGATTTCCCTTGGAGCGTGTGGCGAAAGTAATCAGTCTGTGTGGCATTGATGACAAGAAG ATAATCGAACACCTCATACCACAAGGCGAGTTGTTGGATCTTGGCTTTGATGAAACGAAAATCTCGGTGGCgcttttgaaatttgataacAATAAGGACAAAGCGTTAGACTATTTAATTAAGTAG